DNA sequence from the Shewanella piezotolerans WP3 genome:
AATAGCCAAAATTTCACTAACGTTAATTTACAGCAAGTCATCATCGACGCAGTGGACTTAATCGAGCCAATTACTGAGAATAAGCACCAATTTATTGCTCTGCAGCTACCATCGCCTTTATTTATCCAAGGTGATGCCACTTTACTGTTTCGCGCCGTATACAATTTATTAGAAAATGCCAGTAAATATGCCGGTGATAATGCACAAATTGAAGTGAGGTTGACGCCTAACGGATTTACCATTAAAGATAACGGCCCTGGGATCTGCGACAGCGAAAAAGAGAAAGTCTTTCAACGTTTATATCGCATTGAAAAAAGCCGTGGAGTCGCAGGTTTTGGCCTAGGTTTAACCTTAGTGAAAGCCATAATACAACTGCATAATGGTACCATTGAATTGTTGGATAATAACCCTGGACTCACTGTTCAAATTACATTCGCAAACTAAGCGGTACATAGAATTTTCTAGCTGCCGCTTATACCCATCCGACATAAAAATGCAGGATTCAGCGGGAGTTTAATGGGCTTTAGTCACAGGTTCATTGCTCCATGCTGAGCCTAAACACCTACATCTGACCTCCAGGGATGGAGGGAATGCCTTTAGCATGTTAGGAACATACTAGGCCATGTAGGTGAGGCATTGATTGCAGCTAATGGTCGATCCCTTGGTAAAATCAATAATACCAACCAGTATAAGAAGTTGATCTACTCAGAGCGTTTTTGGCACGCTAATTCAAGGCCGGCTAATTCAAAGTGAGTAATGACATAATGGTTATTCCCTTATGAGTTTATTCAACGCAGAAGTAGCAAGCCAAAAACACTCCTAAAGGCGAGTTTTAGCGGCTTTGATGCTGCGTTAATGAATTTGAACGTAGAATAACTATGCTCTTCATTCATTGCTAACCACATGGATGTGGTGAATGTCATTAATGCAGGAGCATTTAATGACCTTACCTCAAAGTCGCTAAACTCTCGCTGAGCGATCAAATCTTTATACTGATTGGTATAACACAGAGTAAAGCCCATGCTTTTTATATAAGAAAAGCCCATCGAAGAAGGGGTTGTGCAAGCCCACTTCGTGGTTGCGCCAACTTTAAAGGGAATAACCATTTCCACGTTAACGCGCCTAGCATTGAATTAGCACAACAGCTCTGAAACAAGCATTTTCAAGTGGGATGGGTATATACAGCACTTTTATTGTGCTTTGGCATTAATCTCCAACCGTCCACCAATGGAGAATCGAGCGCTATAGTGACGGGTTGTCCCTAAAATAGTAAAAACATGCGCCTTTAGAGTTAGCAACAAAGAACAATCCCCTCAAAAATGGAAATGATGACCACAGATAAACGTGCAATGATAAGCGCACTCTGGAGCACAGTAAGCACTTTCGCAGTGCACTCCAGAATTAGAATTTATCAATTAATTTCGTTAACAAAGTCAGCACAGTTAAGGCACTCAAGCTTAGTTGTTAACACTTATCGCTTTAATCGCTAATGCTGTAATGTGGACAAATAATTTACGATTTATTTAACAAAACATGACCCATTGCAAATTAGTCACTATTAAATAAAAAAATCAGTGCGTTTGTCGGTGAATATTGTTACTACAGGCTCAGGTAAACTCTTTCGTCATTTTCAGGTATCGTTTTCATGCAGTATTCAAAGTTTGGTGAGAAATTTAATCGTAACTCCGGCATTAATCAGTTAATGCAAGATCTTAATGACGGACTGCGCACACCAGGTGCGATTATGCTGGGAGGCGGCAACCCAGCCACCATTCCAGCGATGCAGGATTACTTTCATCAAGCATCAGCAAAGATGTTAGCAAATGGCGAACTTGTAGCAGCTTTAGGTAATTATGATGGCCCTCAAGGGAAAAATACATTTCTAAAGGCGTTAGCAAACTTACTTAAAGAATCTTACGGCTGGGAGATCAGTGAGAGAAATATCAGCCTAAGTAACGGTAGCCAAAGTGCCTTTTTTAATCTATTTAACTTGCTTGCAGGCAAGCAAGTCGATGGCAGCCACAAAAAGATCCTTTTGCCTCTCGCACCTGAATATATTGGTTATAACGATGCGGGTCTCGATGATGATATTTTTATCTCCTATCGTCCTGAAATAGAGCAACTCGATAACCGCCTATTTAAGTACCATGTTGACTTTGAGCAATTAGAAGTTGATGACTCCGTTGCCGCAATATGTGTTTCCAGACCGACAAACCCAACCGGAAATGTACTCACTGATACTGAAATAGCTAAACTCGACGAGTTAGCTCGCGATAATGACATACCACTCATCATCGACAATG
Encoded proteins:
- a CDS encoding valine--pyruvate transaminase — protein: MQYSKFGEKFNRNSGINQLMQDLNDGLRTPGAIMLGGGNPATIPAMQDYFHQASAKMLANGELVAALGNYDGPQGKNTFLKALANLLKESYGWEISERNISLSNGSQSAFFNLFNLLAGKQVDGSHKKILLPLAPEYIGYNDAGLDDDIFISYRPEIEQLDNRLFKYHVDFEQLEVDDSVAAICVSRPTNPTGNVLTDTEIAKLDELARDNDIPLIIDNAYGTPFPNIIFEEVTPFWNSNTILCMSLSKLGLPGVRCGIVIANEEITQALTNLNGIISLAPGGFGPALAKHMIDSGDLLRLSESVIKPFYQQKSEFALSLLQQSITDKRFKIHKPEGAMFLWLWFDELPITTKELYRRLKERGVLIVPGEYFFFGQKEDWAHAHQCLRMNYVQDEKQMRAGIAIIAEEVNKAYEQI